A genomic window from Photobacterium gaetbulicola Gung47 includes:
- a CDS encoding ABC-type amino acid transport system, permease component (COG4597) — protein sequence MSTSNLELDSRLDLAQKPAGSKVAAELSTDITHNFLPKTVKRVLYNPSARAVFFQVLLLVSVGLLVYVAINNALANLSQRGISTGFDFLGQTAGFGIGMSLIPYDETHTYGATFVVGLLNTALVAGLGIALATVLGFVIGVARLSKNWLLSRIAAVYIEVFRNIPLLLQILFWYTVVLQALPSPRDSLSLADAIFLNVRGLFLPALELYPGASWVLGAGVLGLFIAVAIHRLSHRRQQQTGHCLPAWRLSALVMVILPAAAFYLAGQPVGVEYPALKGFNFRGGIDVMPELFALLIALAIYTAAFIAEIVRSGIAAVSKGQTEAANALGLPSGTVLKLVVIPQAMRVIIPPLTSQYLNLVKNSSLAMAIGYPDLVSVFAGTTLNQTGQAIEIIAMTMAVYLAFSLLTSLLMNIYNRKMALVER from the coding sequence ATGTCTACAAGTAACTTAGAGTTGGATTCGCGACTTGATCTTGCCCAAAAGCCGGCAGGCAGCAAGGTAGCCGCAGAATTATCGACTGATATAACCCACAACTTCCTCCCCAAAACGGTAAAGCGGGTGCTGTACAACCCATCTGCGAGAGCCGTGTTTTTTCAGGTACTGTTGTTAGTCAGCGTCGGTCTGTTGGTCTACGTTGCCATCAACAATGCGCTGGCTAACCTGTCGCAGCGGGGGATTTCAACAGGGTTTGATTTTTTAGGCCAAACGGCAGGTTTTGGGATCGGAATGTCGTTAATCCCCTACGATGAGACCCATACTTATGGCGCAACATTTGTTGTCGGTTTGCTCAATACTGCCTTGGTTGCCGGGCTTGGTATTGCCTTAGCCACTGTTCTGGGCTTTGTAATCGGTGTCGCGCGGCTATCCAAGAACTGGCTGCTTAGCCGAATTGCTGCGGTTTATATTGAGGTGTTCCGTAACATTCCTCTGCTGTTGCAGATCCTCTTTTGGTATACGGTCGTACTACAGGCACTCCCTTCCCCCCGTGATAGCTTGTCGTTAGCCGATGCCATATTTCTTAATGTCCGTGGACTGTTCTTGCCGGCCCTGGAGTTATATCCCGGTGCGAGTTGGGTTCTTGGAGCCGGAGTGCTAGGTTTGTTCATTGCTGTTGCTATCCACAGGCTCAGCCATCGTCGGCAACAGCAAACAGGACATTGTTTACCGGCATGGCGCTTGAGCGCGTTGGTGATGGTGATATTGCCCGCAGCAGCTTTCTATCTGGCCGGGCAACCGGTTGGGGTCGAGTATCCAGCCTTAAAGGGGTTCAACTTTCGTGGCGGTATTGATGTTATGCCGGAGCTATTTGCTCTGTTGATCGCTTTGGCTATATATACCGCTGCCTTTATAGCCGAGATAGTTCGTTCAGGGATCGCGGCTGTCAGTAAGGGGCAAACGGAAGCCGCGAATGCCTTAGGCTTGCCGTCAGGAACGGTGCTCAAGCTTGTCGTGATCCCGCAGGCAATGCGAGTCATCATTCCTCCTTTGACCAGTCAATATTTGAATTTGGTGAAAAACTCCTCGCTGGCAATGGCAATTGGGTATCCGGACCTGGTGTCGGTGTTTGCGGGTACCACATTAAATCAAACCGGGCAGGCGATTGAGATCATCGCTATGACCATGGCGGTTTACTTGGCGTTTAGTTTGTTGACCTCGCTGTTGATGAATATCTATAACCGAAAAATGGCATTGGTGGAGAGATAG
- a CDS encoding amino acid ABC transporter, periplasmic amino acid-binding protein (COG0834): protein MKKVINSVSISLLVSALMVSGSAMATPDSAGATLKKVKEAGVLKCGVSTGLPGFSSTDAKGNWEGIDVEYCRAVAAAVLQDASKVQFVPLTAKERFTALQSGEIDILSRNTTWTMQRDSALGINFVGVNYYDGQGFMVSKELGIASAKELDGASVCIQSGTTTELNLADYFRMHGMSFKPVVFDTSDQTVKGFEAGRCDVLTSDQSQLYALRIKLADPSSAVVLPEVISKEPLGPVVAQGDDQWFNIAKWTLNVMVNAEEYGIDQTNVDSMKKSTDPNVLRLLGVDGPKGQGLGLADDWSYQVLKQVGNYGDSFERTVGTGSPLKIARGLNALWNDGGIMYAPPVR, encoded by the coding sequence ATGAAAAAAGTCATAAATAGTGTTTCTATATCCTTGCTGGTTTCAGCGCTGATGGTATCGGGTAGTGCGATGGCGACACCGGATTCAGCCGGAGCGACATTGAAAAAGGTAAAAGAAGCCGGAGTGTTAAAGTGTGGGGTGAGTACAGGGTTACCGGGGTTTTCCAGTACCGATGCAAAGGGAAACTGGGAAGGAATAGATGTTGAGTACTGCCGAGCTGTCGCCGCTGCCGTATTGCAAGATGCCAGCAAGGTACAGTTTGTCCCCCTGACAGCCAAGGAGCGTTTCACCGCCCTACAGTCTGGCGAAATTGATATTCTCTCTCGCAATACCACATGGACCATGCAGCGTGACAGTGCGCTAGGTATTAATTTTGTTGGGGTCAACTACTATGACGGCCAAGGGTTTATGGTGAGCAAGGAGTTGGGAATCGCCTCGGCCAAAGAGCTAGATGGCGCTTCTGTGTGTATCCAGTCGGGTACGACAACTGAGCTGAACTTGGCTGATTACTTCCGGATGCATGGAATGTCGTTCAAACCGGTTGTTTTTGATACCTCGGACCAAACAGTAAAAGGCTTTGAAGCTGGTCGCTGTGACGTACTGACATCTGATCAGTCTCAACTCTATGCACTACGCATCAAATTGGCCGATCCCTCATCGGCGGTTGTGCTGCCTGAAGTGATTTCCAAAGAGCCGCTGGGGCCAGTCGTTGCCCAGGGTGATGATCAATGGTTCAACATCGCCAAGTGGACATTGAATGTGATGGTCAATGCCGAGGAGTACGGGATCGATCAGACCAATGTCGACAGCATGAAAAAGTCTACCGATCCTAATGTGTTGCGCTTGCTGGGGGTTGATGGTCCTAAAGGGCAGGGACTGGGACTTGCAGATGATTGGTCTTATCAGGTGTTGAAGCAAGTGGGCAACTACGGCGACAGCTTCGAACGAACTGTCGGTACGGGCTCACCGCTCAAGATTGCGCGGGGCTTGAATGCGTTGTGGAATGACGGCGGGATTATGTATGCCCCTCCTGTTCGCTAA
- a CDS encoding hypothetical protein (COG2199) — MGMHTITLEKTAKVPKKVLFQLLTDHDKLGRFFDGQYSLIKKGKPESNGIGAIREVSTGLFTVQEQVIDYKENEHLHYKIIQGAPVDEHGGWIKFNSLNAHDSMIHYRVKFTPKVKGTGWIMKYLFEKQLKKALDNLATYSEEHWQP, encoded by the coding sequence ATGGGCATGCACACTATAACCTTAGAAAAAACCGCAAAAGTACCAAAGAAAGTTCTATTTCAGCTACTTACTGACCACGACAAACTGGGTCGCTTCTTTGATGGTCAATACAGCCTAATAAAAAAGGGCAAGCCAGAAAGCAACGGCATCGGCGCAATCAGAGAAGTATCAACCGGCTTATTTACCGTTCAAGAGCAAGTTATTGATTACAAAGAAAATGAGCACCTTCATTACAAAATCATCCAAGGCGCCCCCGTGGATGAGCATGGAGGTTGGATCAAGTTCAATTCCCTGAATGCTCATGACAGCATGATCCACTACCGAGTGAAGTTCACCCCAAAAGTGAAAGGCACGGGTTGGATTATGAAGTACCTATTTGAAAAACAATTAAAAAAAGCATTAGACAATTTAGCTACCTACAGTGAAGAACACTGGCAGCCTTAA
- a CDS encoding acetyltransferase (COG1670), translating to MPHQPLLTTKRLLLRPLQLSDAKRVQALAGEAQVANGTLNIPHPYTDGVAGQWIGKHLAGWHQGQSAIYAITLKSSQQLIGCIGLHNIQNDKAQLGYWIGVPYWGQGFCTEAAERIVEFGFKRLKLDTIYGQHFSRETNPGKVMQKIGMKHVMTKNDAVRVNMITENMEYYEIQSPQALPVVS from the coding sequence ATGCCACACCAACCATTACTAACGACGAAACGCTTGCTCCTACGTCCACTACAGCTGTCTGACGCCAAGCGGGTACAGGCACTCGCTGGCGAAGCGCAGGTAGCCAACGGTACGCTTAACATTCCCCATCCGTACACCGATGGTGTCGCCGGCCAATGGATAGGAAAGCATCTCGCAGGCTGGCATCAGGGTCAGTCCGCCATCTATGCCATTACCCTGAAGTCGTCCCAACAATTAATCGGCTGTATCGGCCTTCACAACATTCAAAATGATAAAGCTCAGCTTGGCTATTGGATTGGGGTTCCTTACTGGGGACAAGGCTTCTGTACCGAAGCAGCAGAACGCATTGTCGAATTTGGCTTCAAACGGTTAAAACTGGATACTATCTATGGCCAGCACTTCAGCCGCGAAACCAATCCTGGGAAAGTCATGCAAAAAATCGGCATGAAGCATGTCATGACCAAAAACGACGCCGTCAGGGTAAACATGATCACCGAGAATATGGAGTACTACGAAATTCAATCCCCCCAAGCACTTCCTGTTGTTAGCTAA